In the Deferribacter desulfuricans SSM1 genome, TAATGTTGTAATGTTCATCTGTTATCAAAGTTATTATGGTTTTTCCGTTTTCATTTTTTCTTGCTGGTCTAATATCGATTACTTTTGCTTTAATGCGTTTTTTTATTGGAACAGTTGTTTTATTCTTTTTAGCTCTATCATTTACAATCGGAAAAGTTATTGCTGGTAATATTTTAATATCCATATTTAACCTCTGTTATTATTATCGGATATTTTGATTTAATCTTTATAGAATTCGTTTAAAAAAGAGTGATCATAGAGTCCTAAAAACTCTCTATGTTGTTTAAATTCATTTAGATACTTGTTAAATAAATTGTTTAATTTTAGAATTCCTTTGTTAGATTCTTTTATTTTATTATCAATACGCTGATTTAATTTGTTTAAAATTATTTTCTTCTTTTTTTTACTGTTGTTATATTTTAAGGAGATTCTTTTTTTTATATTTTTTAATCTATTTAGTTTATTCTTTTCCTCAAGAAGCATTTTATGTGCAATTTCTACTTTTTTTGAGTAATTTAAATAAGTTTCACTCTTTAGTTGATTTATTTCCTGTTTTAAATATGATAATTCGTCCATAAGTTATTTATAAGCTATTTTTGGCTATGGTTCAAGTATGTTAAATAGATTGTACAATATATTATTTGCTAATTATGGAGATCTAAATTGGTGGCCTGCTGAAACCCCATTTGAAGTTTGTATTGGTGCTATTCTAACACAAAACACAAACTGGAAGAATGTTGAAAAAGCAATTAACAATATGAAAATAAAAGGTGTCTTATCTCCAAAAGAGATTTTAAATACAGACTTAAATGTGCTAAAGGATTTAATAAAACCAGCTGGCTTTTATAATCAAAAAGCAGAAAGATTACAAATATTTTGTAACTTTATTATGAATCAGCTAAATGGTGACATTTTAAATTTAAAAAAATACAGTATTCATGAAGCGAGAGATAAACTGTTATCTTTAAAAGGGGTTGGGAAAGAGACTGCTGACTCAATTCTTTTATATGCATTGGATTTTAAAATATTTGTTGTTGATGCTTATACTATGAGGCTTTTTAGAAGGTATGGGATTGGTTATTTTGATAACTATGATAAATGTCAAGATTTTGTTCATAAAGATTTTCATGGCGAGCTTTATGATTACAAAAATTTTCATGCTTGTATTGTTGAAATTTGTAAAACTTATTGTAAAAAGAAACCTCTATGTAATATATGCTTGTTGAAAAAATATTGTAAAAAAGTATTGGAGTAATAATATAATGAATGGGTGAGATGGTCGGGTGATCGCCTAACCAATAGGGTTAGGAGGAAAGTCCGGACACCACAGGGCAGGGTAGTCGGTAACACCGACCTGCCGTGAGGCAGGGAAAGTGCCACAGAAAACAGACCGCCGAGCACCTCATTGTAAGTATTTTAATAGTAACAATAAAACACCTAAAATGAGGTGCTCGGTAAGGGTGAAAAGGTGGGGTAAGAGCCCACCGCTTCATCTGGTGACAGATGAAGGCATGGCAAACCCTACCCGGTGCAAGGCTAAATAGGTGAGCGCTTGAGGGTGGCCCGCCCGATGCTCACGGGTAAGCCGCTTGAGCTTGCTGGTAACAGCAAGTCTAGAGAAATGATCACCGCCCATTTATGGGTACAGAATCCGGCTTATAGACCATCTCACCCTATTTTTTTTGACAATATTAAAATGGTGAGAGCATAATTGATACTGTTGTTATATTTGAGTATTGCTCTAAAGTTTTGAAAAGTTAACCAATAGCTGTTATCGACTTTAATAATCTTAACAACATAATTTTTTCTAAGATTATATGGTATTTGTATATATCTTTTTATTTTGTATAGTTTTACAGTTTTATTGAGATTGATTTTATTGATATTTTTTATTTTGATTTTTATTGCAGTGGGTTCCCCTTTTTTGAAGCCTGCCTTTTGGAGATAGTTTGCCACACTTCCAATAGCATCAGGTATCTCTTTTATTATGTCAGTTTTACCGTTTTTGTTAAAATCTACTGCATATTTCAATATATTAGATGGCATAAATTGTGGTATACCTATGGCTCCAGCATAAGAAGAATAAATTTTGGTAGTGTTTAGCTTGTTTTTGTAGCAGAAAAAAAGAAAACTTGCTAACTCATTTGTAAAGTAGTTTTCCCGACGTTTGTATTTTGTGGCTAGAGTATATAAGCTATTTAATGCTTTAAATCTAAATTTGTGTTTACCATAAAACGATTCTATACCTATAATAGCTGCAATTATACGATAATCTACATTGTATGTCTTGGAAGATTTTCGTAGCCAGTATTTATATTTTTTAATAAAATTCCTACCCTGTATGATTTTATCTCTATTTATTAATAGCTTTTTATATTTATAAAAAGGGAGTTTTTCTTTTGGATTATTTATGAGCTTTAAAACATTTTCATCTACACTTGCTTTTGATAAAACTTTTATTATATACTCATCTGGAATATTGTATTTCTTTTTTATAATATGGGTGATATTTGATGAATAAACTGTAGGAAAGCTTAATAAAAAACAAAGTAAAATAATTATAATAATTTTCATGACAACTAATTTACTATTTTAAAATATTATTACAAGGGTAGGCTAATGAAAAAATTGGAAATAGTAGAAGGCTTAGAGGAGCATTATCAAAAAATAAATAAAAAATATAATAAGGGGAGTAGCTTCAATCCTTTTAAGTATTATAAATATGTTGATGGAAAAAATGTCCCAGTTTTTTTTATAGGGACTCCTGGTCTGGCTGTGGCAGTGAGTGCCACCTTGGTCGCGGGATTACTGTTTTATTTAATCCAGTTTCCTTTTAAACTTTATATTTGGATACCTTTTGGTATTTTTGTAGCTTTTATTATGAGGCTTGCTGTAAAGATAGACAAGGCAAGACAAATAAGAAGTTTTTCGTCTCATTTAGTATTAAGAGGGTTAAATTTTTTAAAGGAATTCAATAAAAGTCAAAATTCAGATTATCTTAATGAGGCTGTTAAAATTCTTGAAGAAGCCAATAAATGGGTTGATGATCCAAGATTACAGAAACAAATCGAGATAGCCAGATCTTTTGATATAATAGAGAAATAAAAAAGGGGAACGGCTCCCCTTTCCACTTTATTTATGACACTTATTACAAGATTTTCCTCTTGGCACTTTTTTAGCCTTATGACATGGCCAGCAAAACTCTTTGTGTACTTTATTACCAGTTCCTTTTACAACACCTGGATTAAACTCGCCACCTTTTTTGATATTTTTAAGTTTACCACCATTTGCGTCAAGGTGACATTCTGTACACTGATTTTTTGTTTGGTGGAACCAGTGAGGAAATTTAACTACTTTTTTAGTGGTTTTTGGAACATTAAACTTTTTAGAAAGGTCGATTACTTCTGGACCTTGTCCAGCAATTACGATAGATGAAAACACTATCAATGCTAGTAATATAAATAATTTTTTCATTGAAAAACCTCCTTTTAATATTTTATCAACTTATATTATATATCCTATAAATTGTCAAATATATTAAAGCTATTGATATTTGACAAAATAGAAGTAGTATGTTAATATTAAATAAAAAATCAGGAGGATATCGCTATGAGATATTTTAAAATGTTGCTTTTAATTACAGTAGTTTCAGCTTTTTTGTTTTCTTGTGCAAAACCACCTGTAAAAAAATATTCTGATGCGCAAAAGTCTGTTAACGAGGCTTGGGCAGTTGACGCTGATAAATGTGCTCCAAAGGAGTATGCTGCTGCAAAGAAATCTTTTGAAGAAGCAGAAAAGGAGATGGAAGAAGCTAAAAATCATACATTCAAAGGTAAATATTATGATAGAGCTGAAGCTAAATTAGAAGAAGCAAAAGCAAAAGCTGAAAAGGCTAAAAAAGTGGCTCAAAAGAGAAAAGAGGCTGCTGATAAGATAGGGAAAGATCTTGATGAGATGAGAGACGAGCTTGATTCTATTAAAGATGATGCTAAAAAATATGACCCTGTAGCTTATGCTGAAGCTGAGGCACTTTATGAAAAAGCACAAAAAGCTGTGGATGACTGTAAACCAGGAGAAGCTAATTTACTTATGACACAGCTTGAGGAGAAAATTGCTAAAATTAAAGAGAACATTGCAAAAGCAAAAGCTGAAGAGATGAAGAAAGCTCTTGAAAAAGAGAAAGCAGCTAAGGTTGAAAATTACACTGTTGTAAAAGGTGATTGTTTGTGGAAAATATCTGAATTGAAATATATGAACCCATTTATGTGGCCATTAATTTATTGGACAAATAAAGATATGATAAAAGATCCAGACTTAATTTATCCAGGACAAGTGTTTAAAATTAAAAAGGATTTTACAAGCACAGAAAAGTATGATGCAATTAATTTTGCTAAAAATAGAGGTCCTTGGTCACTTTTTGACGGTAAGTAATATTTAATATATTTTAAAGATTTGTTGTTTGAAAATTTGAATATCTCCGAGTGTATAAGCCTAAGGCTTAGCTAAGGTTTATACACCGGTTGGGCGTTAAAGCCCCCAGGGTATAAGTGGAAACGCTTATGCCTCCCGACTTGGAAAGGAGATGCTGGTTATAACGCCGGTTATCCTAGTTGGGGGTAGCCGGCTTTTTTTTTGGAGGTTATTGTGTTTCGAAAAGTCAAAATTGAAGATGCAGTTGGCTTGAAATTGGCACATGATATTACAGAAGTTAATTTGGATAAAAACTTTAAGGGTGTTGCTTATAAAAGAGGTTATAAGATTAAAAATGAAGATATTGAACATTTCAAATCATTAGGTAAATATTTTGTTTACGTGATGGATGAAGAAACCTTGGAAAGTGTGGTGCATGAAGATGATGCAGCTAAGATGCTTGCTCCTTTAATTGCAGGAGAAAATATAGATTATGATAAACCCTCTGAGGGAAAAGTAAATTTTTATGCAAAAATTAATGGATTGCTTAAAGTTGACAAAGAAAAGATTATTGCAATAAATCGATTGCAAATCCCATCGTTACCAACAAAACATTCAAATATCCCTGTAAAAGAAGGGGAGGTGGTTGCTGCTTTTCGTATTATCCCATTGTATTGTGATAATTCAATCATTGAAAAAGTTAAGGAAATTTTAGTTATCCCATCTTTAGATGTAATACCTTTTAAATTCAAAAAAGCAGGTGTAATTGTAACAGGTAATGAAGTCTATTATGGGAAAATTACTGATAAATTTTTGCCTAAAATTTCTTCTAAGCTTAAAAAGTTTGATGTAGAAGTTATTAAGTCTGATATTTTGCCAGATGAAAAAGATGTAATTGTTAATAAAATTAAAGAGTATATAAAAGATGTTGATATTTTATTTATTACAGGTGGTACATCTGTTGATCCTGATGATAATACTAAACTTGCAATTAGAGAAGCTGGGATTGATATTATTCAGGAGGGGAATCCTATTCAACCAGGAAATAATTTTACGATAGGTTATTATAATGATATCCCGGTTTGTGCTGTTCCTGCTGCTGCGCTATTTTATAAAGCGACTGCATTAGATATCTTTTTGCCAAGGCTAATAGCTGGTGATAAAATTTCAGTAGACGAGATAGCTGAATACAGTATTGGCGGACTGTGTCATTTTTGTAAAGTGTGTGTATTTCCAGTTTGTCCATTTGGTAAGGCTTAATGATTGAAATATCTATAAAGAAATATTTTAGAAGGAAAACTTTTGTTTATAATTTTTCTTCGAATAAGCAACGAATAGTTGTTTTTGGCCACAGTGGAGCTGGTAAATCTAATCTTGTAAAAATGATTGCTGGATTTTACCCCCCTGATGAAGGTTTTATAAGTATAAATGGAGTTACTTTTTTTAAAAAAGGGGAGATAAATTTATCAATCGATAAGAGGAGAGTAGGGTATCTTCCTCAAGAGTACACTTTATTTCCTCATTTAACAGTTTTAAATAATATTTTATATGGTGTTAAAATAAGAAAAATAAAAGCTGACAGAGAACTGTTTGAATTTCTTATTAATACACTTGAAATAGGTGAATATCTTGATAAGTATCCTTCAGTTTTATCAGGTGGGCAAAAACAGAGAATAGCTATTGCAAGGGCATTAATGGTAAATCCTAACATTTTATTGTTTGATGAACCCTTTTCGTCATTAGATAAACCGATAAAAGAAAGATTGATTGATTTAATCAATATTATTTTGCAACGGATGGATAAACCAGCAATTTTTATAACACACGATATTGATGACGCATATCTTCTTGGTGATGATGTTGTGGTGATTAAAGATGGAAAGGTGATTGAGTATGGTAATAAATCATCAATTTTTAATAAGCCTCAATATGTAGAAACAGCAAAACTAATAAATTTTAAGAATATTTGGGCGATTGATAAAGCTGGAAACGGTTATTTGATAGCCAATAATGAAAAATTATTGACTATTAATGCCATAGATGGTGCTAAATATGTAGGGATAAGACCAGAAAATGTGATGATAGTTAGAAAAGATGCAAAAGATAAAAAAGAAAATCAATTTGAAGTAGCTGTTAGGTGGATAAAAAGGCTGAGCGGGTTTTGTGAAATTAAGGTAGAACATGGTAACCTTGGAACTATTTATATTAAGTTGCCAGAACATGCTTTTAATAAATTAAATATTGTAGAAAATGAGAATATAAATATTTCTTTAAAAAGTGAATCATTAATAACGATGAAAGAGGTTACAAATGGTTAAAAAGGTTTTTATCATCTTTTTTTTGCTATGCTCATTAGGTTTTACTCAGGATATTTATTTCTATGTTGCATCATCAATGTCAAAACCTGCAAATGAAGTTGTCAATAATTTTAATAAAGTATCTAAAAATTTTAAAGTTGTATTGTTAACTGGTGGATCTGGCCAGTTATTAAATAAAATTGTTTTTTCTAAGAAGGGGGATTTATATTTACCTGCATCTAAAACTTTTAAGGATAAAGCTGTCAAGTTAGGATTGGTGGTTGAATCTATAGATTTATTATATCAGACACCGGTTTTTGGTTTATCAGAGAATGGGAAGAAAAAGATAAAATCTTTTGATGATATAGTAAAAAAAGATGTAAAGATTGCCCTTGGTAACCCAAAAACAATGGCTCTTGGTAAAATTTTTGAAAAAATAAAATTAAAATTACCCGAAGATATAGTGTTAGGTATTGAGAAAAATTGTGTAGTTAAAGCTGTAAATGTTGCTCAGATTGTTAATTATTTAAAAACCAATACGGTAGATGTTGGAATTGTATTTGATTCTGTAGCAAAAGTGCATGGATTTAAATATGTATCTTTTCCTGAAAGAGCTACGGTAAAAGATGTCGCAAGCGTAAATTTGTTGAATATAAGTAGCAACATTGAAAATGCAAAGATATTTCTAAAATATCTGCTTGAAAATAAAGGGATTTTCAAAAAATATGGTTTTGAAGTGATAAAACAATGAAATTTTCAAAGGTTTCAGCTTTATTAGCTTTACTACTTTCTTTGTTGATTATGATGTTGATACTATATTCTTTTAAAGATGTTAGTCTAAGCAGTATAAAAGAAATAGTAATTGATAATGGTTTTTTATCTGCTGTGAAATTTGGTTTTTTAACAGCAACAATGGCAACATTCTTTTCAGCAATTTTTGGAATTCCTGCAGGTTATTATCTTGCAAGGCATAAAAAGGGTTTTTCAAAAGTACTCGATGTATTTTTTGATGTTCCATTAATAATTCCACCACTTGTTGTAGGGGTTTTGATACTTAATTTATTTAACTCACCTTTTTTGAGTAAATTTTTTAATGTTATTTTTGATTTTAAAGGTGCAGTAATTGCTCAATTTTTTATTTCATTCCCATTTACTTTAAAATCTGCAAAGAGTGCTTTTGAGCTTGTCCCTCCTATTTATGAAAGGATTGCAATGACTCTCGGAGCAGGTTATTTTCGTTCCTTTTATGATACCACTTTTAAACTTGCATTCAGAGGGATTGCAGCAGGGATTATGCTAAGTTGGCTTAGAAGTTTTGGTGAATTTGGTGCTACTTTGATGGTAGCTGGCGGTATTCCCGGTAAAACAGAAAATGTACCAATAAATATTTATTTAAATATGACTGAAGGTAACTTCGAAAAAGGTATTGCTGCAAGTGTTTTGACAGTTATTTTAGCATTTCTGGTTATTTCTATAATAAAAATAATTTTTGATAAAAGAAGGTGGGATGATGCTTAAATATGAAGATGCAAAAGATATTATTTTAAACTGTTTTAATGAGGTAAAAGCAAAGAGTATCAATGTAATTAAGAGTTTTAATTATGTTTTAGCTGAAGATATTGTAACTATTAGGGATTATCCTGATACAAAAAAGAGTGCTGTTGATGGTTTTGCTATAAAGGGCTTAGATAGAAATAGTTATAGGATAGTAAATACATTTTCTCCGGGAATGCAAGTCGATATTAATTTGGGAAAAGGGGAAGCCGTATTTGTGATGACTGGTGCTGTGGTTCCTGAAAATGCTGATGCTGTAGTGCGAGTGGAAGATTGTGTGATAGATGGAGATATTGTAACTATAAATTGTAACTTAACTAATGGGATGAATATTAATAACATAGGTGAAGAAGTTGGTATAAATCAGCACGTTGTAACAAAAGGCGTTTTGATTAATGAGAGGATTTTTCCAATATTATGTTATCTTGGACTGAAAGAAGTAAAAGTATATGAAAAGCCCAAAGTTGGTATTTTTACAACAGGCAATGAGATATTAGAGCTTGGGGAGGATTACAGAAAAGGGTTTGTTTACAATACAAACAGATATATAGCTGAATGTTTTTTGAAAAAGTTGGAAATTCCCTATGAATATTATGGTAATATAATTGATGATGAAAATTCTGTTTTTAACGCTTTTGCTGAAATGACCGAAAAGTATGATATAATTATCAGTTCGGGTGGGATTTCAATGGGGAAATACGATTTTGTCAAGAAAGTATTAAATGATAAAAAATTTGATATAGTAGTGAATAAGACGAAGATAAAACCAGGTAGTCCATTACTTGTGGCAAGAAACAATAATTGTATGATTTTTGGAATGCCAGGGTATCCAGCAGCATTTTTTACAAATTTTGTATTATATCTGTTACCTTTTATTAAAAAAGCTTGTGGTTTTAGAGATTTTGAAAATAAAATTGTTGATGTTATACTAAAGGATTATATGCACTCTAGGAAATCATCTGATTATTTCAATAGGGCAACTATAAAATATGAAAATGGTAATTTTCTCGCCTATGGTGTAGGTTCTCAAAAGACTTCTCACTTTATAAATTTTGCTAAAGTAAATGGTTTTGTTAGAATTAAAGAGGGTGTTGGTGATTTGAAAGCTGGAGATAAATGCGAAGGATTGATTTTTAACTTTGAGAGTATATTATGAAATATATTTTTGGGCCAGTTCCATCACGAAGACTCGGTGCTTCGTTGGGTGTAAATTTAGTTCCAAAAAAGATTTGTTCACTTGATTGTGTGTATTGTGAAGTGGGGAAAACCACCGACTTTGAAATTGAAAGAAAGAGATTTTTTGCCCCAGATGATCTGTTGTCCGAATTCAAAATCATTTATGAAAGAAAAAAAGATATTATAGACGTTGTGACATTTACTGGTGCTGGTGAGCCCACATTAAATATTGATCTGACATATCTTGCTAGTGAAGTTAAAAAAAATATTGATAAACCATTAGCTGTACTTACAAATGGAACATTGCTTTTTAGAGAAGATGTTAGGAATGAGTTGCTCATTTTTGATATTGTTGTGCCAAGTTTTGACGCAGTTAGTGAAGATATATTTAAAAGAGTAAATAGGCCTCATCCGGAGCTCAAAATTGAAAAGATTATAAAGGGGTTAAAAGAATTTTCTCAGATTTTTAAAGGCAAACTATTTGTTGAAATTCTTTTAGTCAAAGGGGTAAATGATAGCAATGAGGAGTTAGATAAAATAGCAAATGTTTTAAAAGATATTAATTATACTAAAGTTCAGCTTAATACTGTGTTTCGTCCACCTGCTTACAAAGGTTTTCAAGGTTTAAATGAAGGTGAGTTGTTAGAAAAAGGGTTATATCTTGCTAAAAAAGGGGTAAAGGTTGAAACTGTTGGATCTTTCATCAAATCTTTAAGCAATAATAATGAAAACCTTGAAGAGGATTTGATTAGTTTGCTTTCGATGAGACCTTGTACTTTAGATGATTTAAAACTTTTATTCGAAAGGTCGGATATAGAAAAAATTATCAATAAATTAATTATTGATAATAAGTTAACAAAAGTTATTATAAATAAAGATGAGTTTATAAAAGTTAGAGATTGACAATATGATGTTTTTGTTTTAATTTAGAATAATTAAAAATTAGGAGGTCAATATGATTAGTAAAAAGATGGCTGAAGCATTGAATGAACAACTAAATAAGGAGCTTTTTTCTGCTTATTTATATTTATCTATGTCTGCTTATAGTGAGCATATTGGATTGAAAGGTTTTGCAAACTGGTTTTATGTACAATACCAAGAGGAAATGACGCACGCAATGAAATTCTATAAGTATATCTTGGATCAAGGTGAGCAGGTAAAACTAAAGGCAATTGAGCAGCCAGATCAGGAATTTGAGTCTCCTCTTGATATGTTTGAAAAAACCCTAGAGCATGAAAAATTTATAACAAAGTCTATAAATGATTTAGTAGACTTGGCTATACAAGAAAAAGATTATGCTACTCATACCTTTTTACAATGGTTTGTTACTGAACAGGTTGAAGAGGAAGCAAGCGTTAATGAAATTTTGGATCAATTAAAGCTGGTACAAAATTCAGGGAATGGACTATTTATGGTTGATAAGGAATTGGGTAGTAGGACATTCCAGCCACCAGCAGATGCTTAAAATTTCATGCTTGACATTTTAACTTTTGGATAGTAGTTAGATAATATGAGTGAAGTTTTAATGATGTCCATTATTAAAAAATCAGAAATTTCTCAGATGAGTTGTCCATATTCTTATAGATTTTTTTACTTTTTTTATAACATTTTTAGAGGTGCCGCCTGAATTGGCCATAATATTGTATTAAAAAATATAAAGGCCACAGGCGGCAAAACCGCTTGTGGCCTTTTTTTTTATCTAAAAGGAGGTTGTTATGATTGTAGTAATGAAAATTGGAGCATCAAAAGAGCAGTTGAAAGAGGTTTGTGATAAGGCTAAAGATCTCGGTTTTACTCCGCATGTCATTTACGGTAAAGAGAGAAATGTTGTTGGTCTTGTTGGAATAGGTGGAAGAAGGGACGAGGTTGGTATAATCGAGGATCTTCCAGGTGTTGATCGAGTAGTTCCAATAACTAAACCTTATAAGTTGGCAAGTAAAGAAGTAAAGCAAGAAACCACAATAGTTGAAGTAAATGGAGTCAAGTTTGGTGGAGAAGAGATCGTTGTTATTGCAGGGCCATGCTCCGTGGAAAATGAAGAGCAGATAATAAAAACAGCAGAGTATGTAAAAGCTGCTGGCGCAAAGATGCTTAGAGGTGGTGCTTTCAAACCAAGAACGAGTCCTTATTCTTTTCAAGGTTTAGGTGAAGAGGGGCTTAAACTTCTTGCTAAAGCTCGTGAAATAACGGGGCTTCCAGTTGTTACGGAAGTTGTTAACCCAAGAGATGTTGATGTTGTTTATAAATATGCTGATATGTTTCAAGTTGGAGCTAGAAATATTCAGAATTTTGCGCTTTTAAAATTGCTTGGGCAAACAGACAAACCTGTTTTGCTAAAAAGAGGGATGGCTACAACTATTGAAGAGTTTTTAATGTCAGCTGAATATATCTTATCTGAAGGGAATAAAAACGTAGTTTTGTGTGAAAGAGGGATTAGAACTTTTGAAACTGCAACAAGGAATACTTTGGATATTAGTTGTGTGCCCGTGGTAAAAGAGAAATCCCATTTGCCTATAATTATTGACCCATCCCATGCATCAGGTCATTGGCATTATGTCCCTGCACTTTCTAAGGCAGCAGTGGCTGTTGGTGCAGATGGATTAATTATAGAAGTTCATCCTGATCCAGAAAATGCTATGAGCGATGGTGCTCAATCTTTGAAACCTGATGTATTTTTAAGGCTTATGGGGGAGCTGAAAAGTGTTGCATTAGCAGTTGGTAGATATTTGCATTGAGAGGGTGCCACTGTTTAGTGGCAACTTCTTTTATTATTAAGTTTTGCTTGTAAATTGTATTTTTCCAATTTAAAATATCAATATGATTAAGAAGATCTGTTTATTTTTACTTTTTTCAGTATCTGTATTTGCTTATGGTATTTATGTAAATGAATCTGAATTTGCAACAGAAATAAAAATTGATAATATA is a window encoding:
- a CDS encoding ferritin; this translates as MISKKMAEALNEQLNKELFSAYLYLSMSAYSEHIGLKGFANWFYVQYQEEMTHAMKFYKYILDQGEQVKLKAIEQPDQEFESPLDMFEKTLEHEKFITKSINDLVDLAIQEKDYATHTFLQWFVTEQVEEEASVNEILDQLKLVQNSGNGLFMVDKELGSRTFQPPADA
- the aroF gene encoding 3-deoxy-7-phosphoheptulonate synthase, translated to MIVVMKIGASKEQLKEVCDKAKDLGFTPHVIYGKERNVVGLVGIGGRRDEVGIIEDLPGVDRVVPITKPYKLASKEVKQETTIVEVNGVKFGGEEIVVIAGPCSVENEEQIIKTAEYVKAAGAKMLRGGAFKPRTSPYSFQGLGEEGLKLLAKAREITGLPVVTEVVNPRDVDVVYKYADMFQVGARNIQNFALLKLLGQTDKPVLLKRGMATTIEEFLMSAEYILSEGNKNVVLCERGIRTFETATRNTLDISCVPVVKEKSHLPIIIDPSHASGHWHYVPALSKAAVAVGADGLIIEVHPDPENAMSDGAQSLKPDVFLRLMGELKSVALAVGRYLH